In Oceanobacillus sp. FSL K6-2867, one DNA window encodes the following:
- the phnX gene encoding phosphonoacetaldehyde hydrolase, protein MKKVEGVIFDWAGTTVDFGCFAPVNAFINIFKDVGIEVTMEEARAPMGLLKIDHIRAMLEMPRISDLWKAKYGRAFNDQDVENLFNAFETSLMETLATYTDPKPEVLETVESLKKQGLKIGSTSGYTQKMMDVVVPEAAKKGYSPDFYITPDGTNSLGRPYPYMIYRNMEALKLSSALNVVKVGDTLPDFAEANSAGVWAVGVIIGSSEMGLSEAEFDALSKVEQEEIIAKTEQTFKQNGADFTIKSMGELPGVIGQINRLVLK, encoded by the coding sequence ATGAAAAAGGTTGAAGGCGTAATATTCGATTGGGCAGGAACAACAGTTGATTTTGGATGTTTTGCACCGGTAAATGCATTTATAAATATTTTTAAAGATGTGGGTATTGAGGTAACAATGGAAGAGGCAAGAGCCCCAATGGGACTGCTTAAGATTGATCATATTCGTGCGATGCTGGAGATGCCAAGAATCTCTGATTTATGGAAAGCGAAATACGGAAGAGCGTTTAATGATCAAGATGTGGAGAATCTATTTAATGCGTTTGAAACATCTCTAATGGAAACATTAGCAACGTATACCGATCCGAAACCAGAGGTTCTTGAGACTGTGGAAAGCTTAAAAAAACAAGGGCTGAAAATTGGCTCCACTTCCGGCTACACGCAAAAGATGATGGATGTTGTTGTGCCAGAAGCAGCGAAAAAAGGCTACAGCCCAGATTTTTATATCACACCTGATGGAACAAATTCATTAGGAAGACCGTATCCTTATATGATATACCGAAACATGGAAGCATTAAAATTATCATCAGCTCTGAACGTCGTAAAAGTAGGGGATACTCTCCCGGATTTTGCAGAGGCGAACAGTGCAGGAGTTTGGGCAGTAGGTGTTATTATCGGCAGCTCTGAAATGGGTCTAAGTGAAGCGGAATTCGATGCTCTGTCTAAAGTGGAGCAAGAAGAAATTATCGCTAAAACAGAACAAACCTTTAAACAAAATGGCGCAGATTTTACAATCAAGTCAATGGGTGAGCTGCCTGGAGTAATTGGGCAAATTAATCGGCTTGTTTTAAAGTAA
- a CDS encoding thermonuclease family protein — MGSKKEKKPSIEELARKRIANLYMYEGKELLLFCDAAIKGKSMNVFAALDSNGITLYEYKETYENKIVKLETHNWDEWDKVQVDHYFIKSTFEFGGSNENWSVSIGSKGKEVQQVINSYTDIKIETTSRPWYRKIVGFRSWKTWKMITAILIYAILVFSIIDTNTSEKTDEILATVASLVTFLAFLGLLIGLVIPKYVLPFTMNKHRKRVGKIYGTSVLLAFLMVVFFAPVQPTEHEHTSEVVKTETTSKGKAPVLVDATNGTEDEDKEVNGKNEQNKVNQNKDDENKDTNNSVAQPVASTSNKPKSEEQSKSPSGVVLTSAFVNRVVDGDTIKVQIDGKEETVRLILVDTPETKHPQLGVQPFGPEASAYTENALNGKKIDLEKDVSDRDKYGRLLRYVWVDGELFNQQLIEKGLARVAIYQPDVKYVDQFSEKQQKAQQEGIGIWSIENYAQEDGYRTQEEKPVPTEAPKPQPKEEPKTTSGSCNIKGNISSSGENIYHVPGGQFYEVTNPEQTFCSTAEAESAGYRASKR; from the coding sequence ATGGGGTCAAAAAAAGAGAAAAAGCCATCAATAGAAGAATTGGCAAGAAAGAGAATAGCAAATTTATATATGTACGAGGGAAAAGAATTATTGCTTTTCTGTGATGCTGCAATAAAAGGAAAATCAATGAATGTGTTTGCTGCACTAGACAGCAACGGAATCACTTTATACGAATATAAAGAGACGTATGAAAACAAAATCGTCAAATTGGAAACTCACAACTGGGATGAGTGGGATAAAGTTCAAGTTGATCATTATTTTATTAAGTCCACATTTGAATTTGGTGGCAGTAATGAAAACTGGTCAGTTTCCATTGGTTCAAAGGGAAAAGAAGTACAACAAGTAATTAATAGCTATACAGACATTAAAATCGAAACTACTTCACGTCCCTGGTATAGAAAAATAGTAGGATTTCGTTCGTGGAAAACATGGAAGATGATTACCGCAATCTTAATTTATGCTATTCTTGTATTTTCGATTATCGATACCAATACATCAGAAAAAACAGATGAGATATTGGCAACTGTTGCATCGTTAGTAACTTTTCTTGCTTTTCTTGGTTTATTAATTGGATTAGTAATACCAAAGTATGTCTTACCTTTTACAATGAACAAACATAGAAAAAGAGTCGGAAAGATATATGGCACGTCTGTACTGTTAGCTTTTTTAATGGTGGTATTTTTTGCTCCTGTTCAACCAACTGAACACGAACATACCTCTGAAGTAGTAAAAACTGAAACGACATCTAAAGGAAAGGCTCCAGTTTTAGTTGATGCAACCAATGGTACTGAAGATGAAGATAAAGAAGTTAACGGTAAAAATGAACAAAACAAAGTTAATCAAAACAAGGATGACGAAAATAAAGACACTAATAATAGTGTTGCTCAACCAGTTGCTTCTACATCAAATAAACCAAAATCAGAAGAGCAATCGAAAAGTCCTTCCGGTGTAGTATTGACTTCTGCGTTTGTCAACCGAGTCGTCGATGGTGATACTATTAAGGTTCAAATAGATGGTAAGGAAGAAACTGTTCGCTTGATTCTTGTTGATACACCAGAAACAAAACATCCGCAATTAGGTGTCCAACCATTCGGGCCAGAGGCTAGTGCTTATACAGAAAATGCTTTGAATGGAAAAAAGATTGATCTTGAAAAAGATGTTTCCGATCGTGACAAATATGGTCGATTGCTTCGATATGTATGGGTTGATGGGGAACTTTTCAATCAACAATTAATAGAAAAAGGCCTTGCTCGGGTTGCAATTTACCAACCAGATGTGAAGTATGTTGACCAGTTTAGTGAAAAACAGCAAAAAGCACAACAAGAAGGAATTGGTATTTGGAGCATCGAAAACTATGCTCAGGAAGACGGATATCGTACACAGGAAGAAAAACCGGTACCAACTGAAGCACCAAAACCTCAACCAAAAGAGGAGCCAAAAACTACTTCGGGTAGCTGTAACATAAAAGGTAACATCAGCTCTAGTGGGGAAAATATTTATCATGTGCCTGGTGGACAATTTTATGAAGTTACAAATCCAGAGCAAACGTTTTGCAGTACAGCGGAAGCAGAATCTGCAGGGTACCGAGCTTCGAAGAGATAA
- a CDS encoding DUF3578 domain-containing protein, translated as MLEGALLDFLKNQIKAIPSGPTSLIRNEESVGFYVQTNVSREKGGAKEASQLIKYDSVLREISKLLDRKIVHKDEIDDKEKASYILSILTNLPFATGSTEHGQASVQIIKYKTDQLPEMNLSGTMQFLDEIIAGTYHPKKISTTIQEEGMRRTKLRARQGLRLLGFLDDQFEKKDSLINEYQATNNKTDFLKQRVLTSPYLSMIYSLLKGLNTYSKNEKINVLKSLGMKIVQNSRGDNLMLESVADYRTRNILTWLKGVKLVDEELNPSMTEEIRPLLQQVMNEYLMAKREPIAGHMMGSLVRNSLVSAFGRLNFIPNDRYEIKGSVGQGNWAAVPWLAIMNKDITTSTQRGYYIVYLFSEDMERLYLTLAQGVTESSRDEMAMINEEIRSNLKIDPDISTDTEIELGSSTLAKKYELSAAAYILYEKELPSEETLQHDLERMINHYEQYIAFNQGKIELTEEEETNKSLSLKDTVDHVYRYIKGKGFYFEKTEIINLILSLKTKPFVILSGISGTGKTKIVQWLAEAIGATEDNNQFTLIPVRPDWNDGSDLLGYTDIKGDFKEGPLTKVVIRALRNPTKPYIVLLDEMNLARVEYYFSDILSVMESRAWKNGDITTSNLLTEEAAGLNLQLPSNVYIVGTVNMDETTHPFSKKVLDRANTIEFNRVQLGHLDFLYEEVQEKDPVKLNQEVLEANYLHLKDVFAEYPDLVRSVTEELVNINEVLQLIHGQVGYRVRDEICMYLTYNQQEALMDFNQAFDHCLLQKILPRIAGSDSRVSEVLNSLIEICAFEIPEDADSTVDLTYAKYPSSTEKLLEMRRRLVDGFTSFWIS; from the coding sequence TTGCTAGAAGGTGCTCTATTAGATTTCTTGAAAAACCAAATAAAAGCGATTCCAAGTGGACCAACTAGTTTGATTAGAAATGAAGAATCAGTTGGATTTTATGTCCAAACAAACGTATCGAGAGAAAAAGGCGGAGCGAAGGAAGCTAGTCAGTTAATCAAATATGATTCTGTACTACGAGAGATCTCCAAACTATTAGATAGAAAGATAGTACACAAAGATGAAATTGATGACAAAGAAAAGGCAAGTTACATACTATCAATCCTAACGAATCTCCCATTTGCTACGGGGAGCACAGAACATGGACAAGCTTCCGTGCAGATTATTAAGTACAAGACTGATCAGTTGCCAGAAATGAACTTAAGTGGGACAATGCAATTTTTGGACGAAATTATTGCAGGAACTTATCACCCAAAAAAGATATCTACAACTATCCAAGAAGAGGGAATGAGACGTACAAAACTAAGAGCACGACAAGGTTTACGACTTCTGGGATTTTTAGATGATCAGTTTGAAAAAAAAGATTCACTAATCAACGAATATCAAGCCACAAATAATAAAACGGATTTCTTAAAACAACGGGTTCTAACAAGCCCCTACTTGTCTATGATTTATAGCTTGCTAAAAGGGTTAAATACGTACTCTAAAAACGAAAAGATAAATGTTTTAAAAAGCTTAGGTATGAAAATTGTCCAAAATTCTAGAGGGGACAACCTAATGCTTGAGTCGGTTGCAGATTATCGTACAAGGAATATATTAACGTGGTTAAAAGGTGTTAAGTTAGTGGATGAGGAGTTGAATCCGAGTATGACAGAAGAAATAAGACCTTTGCTCCAACAGGTTATGAATGAATATTTAATGGCAAAACGTGAACCGATTGCAGGTCATATGATGGGATCCCTCGTTCGAAACTCTCTCGTATCTGCATTTGGGCGTTTGAATTTTATTCCAAATGATAGATACGAGATTAAGGGTTCTGTCGGGCAAGGTAATTGGGCTGCTGTACCTTGGTTGGCCATAATGAATAAAGATATAACAACCTCTACACAGAGGGGGTATTATATTGTTTATTTATTTAGTGAAGATATGGAGCGACTATATTTAACATTGGCCCAAGGAGTTACAGAGTCTTCTAGGGATGAAATGGCCATGATTAATGAAGAAATTCGTAGCAATCTGAAGATAGATCCAGATATCTCAACAGATACTGAGATTGAACTTGGTAGTAGTACATTAGCAAAGAAATATGAGTTATCAGCAGCTGCATACATTCTATATGAGAAGGAACTACCATCAGAGGAAACTTTACAGCATGACCTAGAAAGAATGATCAATCACTACGAGCAATACATAGCTTTCAATCAAGGAAAAATAGAATTAACAGAAGAGGAAGAAACAAACAAATCCTTATCGTTAAAAGATACAGTTGATCATGTCTACCGTTATATTAAAGGAAAGGGATTTTATTTCGAAAAAACAGAGATAATTAACCTTATCTTGTCCTTAAAAACAAAGCCATTTGTGATTCTATCGGGGATTTCCGGAACTGGAAAAACAAAAATCGTACAATGGCTTGCGGAAGCCATTGGTGCAACGGAGGATAACAATCAATTTACGCTCATTCCAGTGCGTCCAGATTGGAATGATGGATCTGACTTATTAGGTTATACCGATATAAAAGGGGACTTCAAAGAAGGGCCATTAACGAAAGTGGTAATCCGAGCACTTAGAAATCCGACTAAGCCCTATATTGTGTTACTCGATGAAATGAATTTAGCTCGTGTGGAATATTACTTTAGTGATATTTTAAGTGTGATGGAGAGTCGCGCATGGAAGAATGGAGATATTACAACATCTAACCTATTAACGGAAGAAGCAGCAGGCCTAAATTTACAACTTCCGTCAAATGTATATATAGTTGGAACGGTAAATATGGATGAAACAACCCATCCATTCAGTAAAAAGGTGTTAGATCGAGCGAATACTATAGAATTTAATCGTGTGCAGCTTGGGCATTTAGACTTTTTATATGAAGAAGTACAGGAGAAAGATCCAGTGAAGTTAAACCAAGAAGTTCTAGAAGCTAACTATCTACATTTGAAGGATGTTTTCGCTGAGTACCCAGATCTTGTCAGAAGTGTAACAGAAGAATTAGTAAATATTAATGAAGTTTTGCAACTGATTCATGGTCAAGTTGGATATCGGGTGAGAGACGAGATTTGTATGTACCTTACCTATAACCAGCAGGAAGCATTGATGGATTTTAACCAAGCATTTGATCATTGTCTTTTACAGAAAATCCTACCAAGAATCGCTGGAAGTGATAGTAGGGTTAGTGAAGTCTTGAATAGCCTGATTGAAATCTGCGCATTTGAAATTCCTGAAGATGCTGATTCAACAGTAGATTTAACTTATGCAAAATATCCAAGTAGTACGGAAAAATTATTAGAAATGAGGAGGAGGCTAGTAGATGGCTTCACTTCATTCTGGATCAGTTAA
- a CDS encoding restriction endonuclease-like protein gives MASLHSGSVKTDVELLYIETDDMTVVIKGKPYHEKFEGLAQYRNLDLHDSMRLMVHGECVQSVQVFDINNNQLQEKYSHRPIFFENGVYQLIVSPKGTKDLSFYHEHQGLRNAVDKVTIGDSYVLMGNLQFRNEVGLSTFEIRCADNKLLTVTMEVFPTKLDYRKDYQKLLEEVNDEIYNLAYHFIKKTYLGAKAKLEGTPSRSEFLRLIESHFDKLFQAIHQIERQPNHKLTTTHTRVRGDQLGRQDQKARHYLKKRPHLFVEVKDGISIDNKSIMPTSGLNIKKELTYDTHENRFIKWMMNRLIEKLEDLIETLQKSRYDSTPDEEIINCLSQMKLKLKGKINNQSWRNIGKLDRSVMSLVLQMASGYREAFQIYLLVSRGLALQGNIYKMSVKDVATLYEYWTYLKLGQILGKKYEMVDQDIIKVNREGLFVNLQPNATAKRVYRHPQTKEKITLIYQKRERKLPTITQVPDTMLSIEKKGKDYEYQYVFDAKYRIDFALAGTTYGRNYHGIPGPMEEDINTMHRYRDSIVVNEKGPFERKAFGAYVLFPWDNEEIYQEHKLYKSIEEVNIGGLPFLPNATSIVEQFVERLIDKSPEEIQQEGILPRGTLSEWESTIEEKVIVVKVSDATEYKSALHDRNFKMSANCLSKNWQEAKYIALYTTREVVEDNGVNYYAKIKEVRIVEDEVWYDVDKWKVLSDNIKPVGYGISNYIITRLNNLLEARELPELFMKSNDERTLCRILARFSDRVRYVLDDYSLDVAKSVESFSIKNMKLFLKKDYFMVEDRIGKEYRFPLTTLRDSPSKVFNKLAGLMEDR, from the coding sequence ATGGCTTCACTTCATTCTGGATCAGTTAAAACTGATGTGGAATTACTTTATATTGAAACGGATGATATGACGGTAGTAATTAAGGGAAAGCCTTATCATGAAAAATTTGAGGGACTGGCGCAATATAGAAATCTTGATCTTCATGATTCAATGAGACTAATGGTTCATGGAGAATGTGTCCAATCTGTTCAAGTATTTGATATAAATAATAATCAGTTACAAGAAAAGTATAGCCATAGACCGATTTTTTTTGAAAATGGTGTGTACCAATTAATTGTTTCACCAAAAGGAACGAAAGATTTATCCTTTTACCATGAACATCAAGGGCTAAGAAATGCAGTGGATAAAGTAACCATAGGAGATAGCTACGTTTTAATGGGGAATTTGCAATTTCGAAATGAAGTAGGACTTTCTACATTTGAGATTAGGTGTGCCGATAACAAGTTATTAACCGTAACAATGGAAGTGTTTCCAACAAAATTAGATTATCGAAAAGATTATCAAAAGCTGTTAGAAGAAGTGAACGATGAGATCTATAATCTAGCTTACCATTTCATTAAGAAAACCTATCTTGGTGCAAAGGCTAAGCTAGAAGGAACCCCTTCCAGGAGTGAGTTTCTTCGATTGATAGAGTCTCATTTTGATAAACTTTTTCAAGCTATTCATCAAATTGAAAGGCAGCCAAATCATAAGCTTACGACTACTCATACTAGAGTAAGAGGTGATCAGTTAGGTAGGCAGGATCAAAAAGCTCGTCATTATTTAAAGAAGAGGCCTCACCTTTTTGTAGAAGTCAAAGATGGTATATCCATAGATAACAAAAGTATCATGCCTACAAGTGGTCTAAATATAAAGAAGGAATTAACGTACGATACCCACGAAAATCGATTTATTAAATGGATGATGAATCGTTTAATAGAGAAGCTTGAAGACTTAATAGAAACATTACAAAAAAGCCGATATGATTCTACACCTGATGAGGAAATAATTAATTGTCTAAGTCAGATGAAGCTGAAACTGAAAGGAAAGATAAATAATCAATCTTGGCGCAACATTGGGAAGCTAGATCGCTCTGTAATGAGTTTAGTTCTACAAATGGCATCTGGATATAGAGAAGCTTTCCAGATATATCTGCTAGTTTCACGAGGTTTAGCTTTACAAGGAAACATCTATAAAATGTCGGTTAAGGATGTCGCAACGTTATACGAATATTGGACATACCTTAAACTAGGACAAATCCTAGGAAAAAAATATGAGATGGTTGATCAAGATATTATTAAAGTGAATCGGGAAGGCTTGTTTGTCAATTTGCAGCCCAATGCTACGGCTAAACGTGTTTATCGTCATCCACAAACAAAAGAAAAGATTACACTCATCTATCAAAAAAGGGAACGGAAACTACCAACCATTACACAAGTTCCAGATACGATGTTGAGCATTGAGAAAAAGGGAAAAGACTATGAATATCAATATGTCTTTGATGCTAAATACCGCATCGACTTTGCTTTAGCTGGTACAACTTATGGCCGGAATTACCACGGAATACCAGGTCCAATGGAAGAAGATATTAACACAATGCATCGATACCGTGATTCCATTGTTGTGAACGAAAAAGGCCCTTTTGAACGAAAAGCCTTTGGCGCGTATGTATTATTTCCATGGGATAATGAGGAGATATATCAAGAACACAAACTATATAAAAGCATCGAGGAAGTAAACATTGGTGGTTTACCATTTCTACCAAATGCAACGAGTATAGTAGAGCAATTTGTAGAGCGATTAATTGATAAAAGTCCGGAGGAAATTCAACAAGAAGGAATACTACCAAGGGGAACGTTAAGTGAATGGGAATCTACTATTGAAGAAAAAGTGATTGTTGTTAAGGTATCAGATGCAACGGAATATAAATCTGCTTTGCATGACCGCAACTTTAAAATGTCAGCGAATTGTCTAAGCAAAAACTGGCAAGAAGCAAAGTATATTGCGTTATATACAACAAGAGAAGTTGTTGAAGATAATGGTGTTAATTACTACGCTAAGATAAAAGAAGTTCGGATTGTGGAAGATGAAGTTTGGTATGATGTTGATAAGTGGAAGGTTCTCTCGGATAATATTAAACCAGTTGGTTATGGGATTTCAAACTATATAATAACTAGGTTAAATAATTTGTTGGAAGCAAGGGAACTACCTGAACTGTTCATGAAGTCAAACGACGAACGAACTCTATGTAGGATACTGGCGAGGTTTTCTGATAGGGTGAGATATGTGCTTGATGATTATAGTCTAGATGTTGCCAAGAGTGTGGAAAGTTTTAGTATAAAAAATATGAAACTATTTTTGAAAAAAGATTATTTTATGGTGGAGGATCGAATTGGGAAGGAGTATAGGTTTCCTTTAACGACTTTAAGAGATAGTCCGTCTAAAGTGTTCAACAAATTAGCTGGATTAATGGAAGATAGATAA
- a CDS encoding AAA family ATPase: MEHAYIKRQLTKDGYIDFAFRRYQKFKQKPAYDEAYKKEILSQLNSYFQNAEITNDNIVDLIKKIKDSNPSSGSFVHWSNTSDLYHFTSEQPSEVATSLSDFYRNHEVPLQVRIETFLSRAKTIKPDIRLGAPLFGYLLAAYDYQNFPLYKESIFNNVKKLFGIKTKLRSISENYQDFYDICLTVKDYLLDRGYTINMLDVQDFFYCLSQRDEVKTESAVDFIYDMSNELARFEEDSQLFINKISLLDRKDLEKKRKSYENSEKVREIRYRILDQLLKHGSMTVQEMERIKEEISQQYERKILHSWNNFSILFPLYYDSFEEKVNICLRDIHQSIQQLDALKGIKLKEDQVIKDFNWNNNFGTTESWLAVYPVEHETHRTAAQLFLGVKEKHIDYGIVYGTENPNRGEEYLTNLRHAEEFSYEQMEKKFDELVPKFLEENQLQDEEGVSPSSSERVIEVFSSLEEADWAFNFIKQTLNKLGITAPNDLRMAATYPGGRKFHIDYGNWLIVGFRQGANGQTEIRLAMINAEIDDLPLNKEMFTTKESEPSIALITLLVEEFKASEKLQHVYADTIDFIKEKFKNHQRTQYRVHNNEQLEAAIFNEEKRTKLFSEGLKKEQIDILKETEEVMKYFWLTCKPAIWTVENIKDGGSINFTAYNEKGNKRRIFSAFESANPGDKVLFYESTPRKEIIAQGEVTEGLHLVDKEGYPELVEAVTFRYKEEVEPISWEVISEVEELQNSAPIRNGAQGSLFELTEEEFKTILSLEPTEIQVTKNKIPTIDFDQEVDVATLYFEEKDQLIRQVETALKNGKHIILTGPPGTGKSKLAKEICLSYQPYYKMATATSDWSTYETIGGYKPNSDGTLSFQPGIFLDCFKNPNSNQAINKWLVIDEINRADIDKAFGSLFSALTGDKVTLNFKSESKRTIELKPQHDENIKANDYEYIIPRDWRMIGTMNTLDKASLYEMSYAFMRRFAFIPVGVPRQIDESLIDFYLDIWNIADYPHTGDLAFIWENINYYRPIGPAIVEDIANHTISNGDFTSAMILYVLPQFEGILDKDIIEFVDRISQSPFVEKKRLLQFCQDFFHVKV; the protein is encoded by the coding sequence TTGGAACATGCCTATATAAAAAGACAGTTAACCAAAGATGGTTACATTGATTTCGCATTTCGGCGTTATCAGAAATTCAAGCAAAAACCTGCATATGATGAAGCATATAAAAAGGAAATACTGTCTCAATTAAATTCTTATTTTCAAAACGCAGAGATAACAAATGATAATATTGTAGACCTTATAAAAAAAATTAAAGACAGTAACCCCAGTTCGGGAAGCTTTGTACATTGGAGTAATACAAGTGACTTGTACCATTTCACAAGTGAACAACCGAGTGAAGTGGCTACATCATTAAGTGATTTCTATAGAAATCATGAAGTTCCTTTACAGGTAAGGATTGAAACCTTTCTAAGTAGGGCAAAAACGATTAAGCCTGATATCCGTTTAGGTGCTCCATTGTTTGGTTATTTACTTGCTGCCTATGATTATCAGAACTTTCCTCTCTATAAAGAATCTATTTTTAATAATGTTAAAAAGCTTTTTGGAATAAAAACAAAGCTTCGCTCCATAAGTGAAAACTATCAAGATTTCTATGATATCTGCTTAACGGTTAAAGATTATTTATTAGACAGAGGTTATACTATCAACATGCTGGATGTGCAAGATTTCTTCTACTGCCTCAGTCAAAGGGACGAAGTTAAAACAGAAAGTGCTGTTGATTTTATCTATGATATGTCGAATGAACTAGCGAGGTTTGAAGAAGACAGCCAGCTATTTATCAATAAAATTAGTCTGCTAGACAGAAAAGACCTAGAGAAAAAACGAAAGTCTTACGAGAATTCAGAGAAAGTGAGGGAAATCCGCTATAGAATTTTAGATCAACTACTGAAACACGGTTCTATGACAGTTCAGGAAATGGAAAGGATAAAAGAGGAGATCAGCCAACAATATGAAAGGAAGATATTACATTCCTGGAACAATTTCTCGATCCTTTTCCCACTTTATTATGATTCGTTTGAAGAGAAAGTAAATATATGTTTACGCGATATACACCAGTCGATTCAACAATTAGATGCATTAAAAGGAATTAAATTGAAAGAAGATCAGGTGATTAAAGATTTTAATTGGAATAACAATTTTGGAACGACCGAAAGTTGGTTAGCGGTTTACCCGGTAGAACATGAAACACATCGAACAGCTGCTCAACTCTTCTTGGGAGTCAAGGAGAAGCATATTGACTATGGAATCGTATATGGAACTGAGAACCCCAATCGTGGAGAAGAGTATTTAACGAATTTAAGGCATGCTGAGGAGTTTAGCTATGAACAGATGGAAAAAAAATTTGATGAGCTTGTACCAAAGTTTCTCGAGGAGAATCAGCTGCAAGATGAAGAAGGAGTATCTCCCTCATCATCCGAGCGTGTTATAGAAGTTTTTTCTTCATTAGAAGAAGCCGACTGGGCGTTTAATTTCATCAAGCAAACATTAAATAAGCTAGGGATCACAGCTCCAAACGACTTGCGTATGGCTGCGACTTATCCTGGAGGCCGGAAATTCCATATCGATTATGGGAATTGGTTAATTGTTGGTTTTCGACAAGGCGCAAATGGCCAAACAGAAATCAGGCTTGCGATGATAAATGCTGAGATTGATGATCTCCCACTCAACAAAGAAATGTTTACAACTAAAGAAAGTGAACCTTCGATTGCACTTATCACACTTCTTGTGGAAGAATTTAAAGCAAGCGAGAAATTACAACATGTGTACGCTGACACGATTGATTTTATTAAAGAAAAGTTTAAAAACCATCAACGCACGCAGTATAGAGTGCACAATAATGAACAATTAGAAGCAGCTATCTTTAATGAAGAGAAAAGGACAAAACTATTTTCAGAAGGGCTTAAGAAGGAGCAAATTGATATTCTAAAAGAAACGGAAGAAGTTATGAAATATTTCTGGCTAACTTGCAAACCGGCAATCTGGACTGTAGAAAACATAAAAGATGGCGGGTCTATTAATTTTACAGCTTACAATGAAAAGGGAAATAAACGGAGAATTTTTTCGGCTTTTGAAAGCGCGAATCCAGGAGATAAAGTATTATTTTATGAATCAACACCAAGGAAGGAAATCATTGCACAAGGGGAAGTAACCGAGGGGTTGCACTTAGTTGATAAAGAAGGTTATCCAGAATTAGTTGAAGCTGTTACATTTCGCTATAAGGAAGAAGTTGAGCCTATTAGTTGGGAAGTCATTTCAGAAGTGGAAGAATTGCAGAATAGCGCACCAATTAGGAACGGCGCTCAAGGCAGCTTGTTTGAACTAACAGAAGAGGAATTCAAGACCATTCTTTCTTTAGAACCAACAGAAATCCAAGTAACTAAAAACAAAATCCCCACAATTGATTTTGATCAAGAAGTGGATGTGGCTACACTCTATTTTGAAGAAAAGGACCAACTAATCCGTCAAGTGGAAACAGCACTCAAAAACGGCAAGCATATTATTTTGACAGGACCTCCTGGAACTGGGAAATCGAAGCTGGCTAAAGAGATATGTCTTTCTTACCAACCTTACTATAAAATGGCGACAGCTACTTCCGATTGGTCGACATATGAAACGATTGGCGGCTATAAGCCAAACAGTGATGGTACTTTATCGTTCCAGCCAGGGATTTTCCTCGATTGCTTCAAGAATCCGAATTCCAATCAGGCAATAAATAAATGGTTGGTCATCGACGAAATCAACAGGGCTGATATTGATAAGGCATTCGGTTCACTATTTTCTGCTTTGACTGGAGATAAGGTAACGCTTAATTTCAAGTCTGAAAGCAAAAGAACAATTGAGTTAAAGCCTCAACATGATGAAAATATTAAGGCGAACGACTATGAATATATCATCCCTCGTGACTGGAGGATGATTGGCACGATGAACACATTGGATAAGGCCTCTCTTTACGAAATGAGCTACGCTTTTATGCGAAGGTTTGCCTTTATACCTGTGGGTGTTCCGAGACAAATTGACGAATCATTGATTGATTTTTATCTCGATATATGGAACATTGCAGACTATCCACATACAGGAGATCTAGCATTTATTTGGGAAAACATTAATTATTACCGTCCAATTGGACCTGCAATTGTGGAAGATATAGCAAATCACACGATAAGTAACGGAGATTTTACATCAGCTATGATATTATATGTCCTTCCACAATTTGAAGGTATATTAGATAAAGATATTATTGAATTTGTCGATCGCATTAGTCAATCACCCTTTGTTGAAAAGAAACGTCTCTTGCAATTTTGCCAGGACTTTTTCCATGTGAAGGTGTAA